ttattatcattatacatttttgCCAGGTACGGCTGACATGCTTCTAAGAGAAAGCTTCCGTTAGCAACACTCATGTACTTAGAAATTACTTAAGAGAATCTTCTTTCCCTGAGTACCTCTCGTTGGCTGATTCCCTCCGTGTAATCCATGGTTGCCGACGCGTATGCCGCTTGCTTTGATTAATTTGGGACACCTTAAGAGTGCTCTCCTTTTGATATCTTGTCCTTGTTTTTTCTActcgattttttgtttgtttgtttgttttctctactcgattattatttttttttttgcgtgcctGTGTCCTGGGCCTAATTACCACCGCTGACTAACTCCGCCTATTCCTGCTGAAGCTTATTATGCCTTACAACACTGTCTCCACAGTTGTCTCAGTTTGGCGAAGTATATTATCTGATATCCAAAGTCTCAATACTTTTTCTCGTACTTTTGGATTTTGGTGGAAAAGCAACATTGCGAAGGGAGATGGATCCCGatacgtatgtgcacacacacacgcacacacacagaaagaaagaaagaaagaaagagagagagagagagagagagagagagagagagagagagagagagagagagagagagagagagagagagagaaagagagagagagagacagagagagagagagagagagagagagagagagagagagagagagagagagagagagagagtgtgtgtgtgtgtgtgtgtgtgtgtgtgagagagagagagagagagagagagagagagagagagagagagagagagagagagaagagagagaaagagagagagagagagagagagagagagagagagagagagagagagagagagagagagagagagagagagagaaagaaagaaagaaagaaagaaagagagagagaaatttgggaCACCTTCATGGAAAGCGATCTCGAATGCGGTTGTCTCGTCTTCAGGGGCCAACCCTCCTTATCCCACTTTGATACGCACAGGATTCCAAATTCGTTTCTTTCCTTCATAATTCCTCTTCCAAGTCCTAACCCCACGTCAGATAATCCTAAAGAAGATCCTCATACCCTCGAGTCTGTGTCAAGGGACCACTGATACTGAAACAGCCATGTCCCTTTCCGATTCCACTCTGCAGTTGGCTACCATGCAAAATGCCTTATACTGGTCTTGCTTCTACATCAAGAAACCGCTTATGTGTATCATCTTTCCTTCAAAGataaactaaagaaaataaacattgttcctctctttccccaaacATATCAGATAAAATCAGAATACCACAGGTACCTAactacacagttacacacacatgcgcgcatatagatagataaacagatagagagagggagggagagagagagagagagagagagagagacagagagagagacagagagagagagaaagaaagagagagagagagagagagagagagagagattgagattttgTTTGGGATTgagttagagatagagggagggacagagatagagagagccagagcAATAAAAAAGGAtacgaagagtgagagagagagagagagatagagagaaagagagagagagagagagagagagagagagagagagagagagagagagagagagagagagagagagagagatttggggtggagagagggagaaaggaggaaaaagaaacttTTCGTCGCTAATGGGAAACTTTCATTAACTTCTTCAATCATTTCAtttcacaaaagagaaagagttgaAAATATTACGTTAAAGAAACGACCAGAGAATTAGTTAGAtacttgtgtttatttttttacacacacacacacacacacacacacacacacacacacacacacacacatatatatatatatatatatatatatatatatatatatatatatatatatgtctatatataaacacacacacacacacacacacagcaccctacacacacacacaaacacacatatatatatatatatatatatatatatatatatatatatgtatgtatatatatatatatattgtatatatatgtatgtatatatatatatatatatatatatatatatatgtgtgtgtgtgtgtgtctgtgtgtgtgtgtgtgtgtgtgtgtgtgtgtgtgtgtgtgtgtgtgtgtgtgtgtgtgtgtatgtatgtacgtacatacacatatatagggcATGAGACACCCAACGGCATTTGTCCCCACGTGTCGCTAGCTTTGTATCCCTCTTGAAGTATGCACATAGATGACTGGGACATACAAGTTCTGCAGACTCATTACTtaactctcttttttcctttttattctttcatccgttttttttatgtgtcaCTTGCCGTGATATCCACCTCCATCAACAGAGAGAAACGGTCCTGGGTCGTCAGTGATGAGGTCAGGTCATTCGCCGAACTGTCGCTTACAAACAGGTCTCACCTTTTTGCTTTACGTGCTTTTAGCGTAGAGTCCGCACAGATTTCTCATATAACTACTCGTGTATCTGGTATGAATTCATTAATGCTATTTTTCCGTTTTCACTGTCGCTTTTGATCCTTATAGATATTTCATGAACAGGCAGAGGTCACACCAGTTCAtagaggataaaaaaataataataataataatctaatcctCCTCTCTTTGTGATAGTTGGTacgaaactagagagagagagagagagagagagagagagagagagagagagagagagagagagagagagagatagagagggagagagagagagagagagagagagagggggggggggagggggggaagagagaaagtgattttTATGCATTTTTCACCAATATGTATTGTCTAGCTTCCAAACAATttgagaaggaaaacagaatatGTTAGTCACCATTATTATCGAACACATAACGTATGAATGTTATGCTCAAATATATCataaccatttatttatttatatatgattattttttgttattcttgttcacacaaatgcataccccccccccccctatacctCACCTCTTCACTGCTTTCGGCACAAACAAACGTTTCATGCATACTATACACagagaaaataacacaaaataagaagaaaatgaatagtatTAAATGCATATAAAGCTATGAAATCAGTCAgtgttaagataataataaccaaagataaatggaaggggaaaaaaaactgaGTCGAATGCGCATCACGAACTTCTTTTGTGAATCttcagaatgtaaacaaacaatcgCGTGAAGCAGACGAGGCGAGAGCAAAACACGTGAATCCAAGATGAGGGCGTTAAAATATTCGGAGAAAAAGCTTCTTAAGCACACAGACTTTATAAAATGGGACGTTGACAATAATTTACAGGAAGTGAAGATAATGAGGAAGTATATGATCCAGAAAAGAGAAGATTATACGATGTGAGTAGTACTAGGGtctacttttttgttattgttgtgattgtagCCAATAGAATTGATGTGTAATTAGAATAGAGGCAGTGAGTATGGGAAGCTATAATGGTAAGAAAATTAAGTCAGGCCGCAATCGCGTATTTGATAATTAGTTAAGAGCTTGCCATGCACCATCATTTTCACGGCAATAGAAATTCCATTTTGGTAAATTTCGGAATATGTCTGCCTAAAGGATTACGACAATTTTAgcattgttggattcctctcactgtttaCAATTCAAAGAGGCCAGACAGTAGAGTGTGCGCAAAtgttatttggtcaaattctgtccgcgcaaatgtagttcctGGGTAACTTTCTGCGCATGCTTAGGTCtgttttaaatcatcttccgcgcatctgtctgcgcaaatgtagacaaaattatgttttcttttcagtgcatgaaaaatgtaatattctccACTCAAGAAAagtactctacagtctggcaatTATGTTGGTTTCATCGTGTGGaagccccaccaacccccacattcttggccctaaTAGCATGGTAGGGTATAAAAGGTATCAGGGAAATTGTGggtaaaatataaatgatatacatagaaTCAGTCAACATATTGTCCAATGCAGGGGTCTGTGCCCCCTTCAATCCCCACATAGAGGGCTGCTACCCCACAGTCCCCACCCAGAAAAACAAAGATTTCTCCATGTATTCATTACAAGTGCAAGTGTAGGACCTCCATATGGGAGCGTCATTGACAAGTCTGTCCGACTGTCTCACATGCTATGACTACATGtaggattctttgtttttctgggcAGAATTTGGGGGCAGCAGCCCCCATGGGGGGTTTGCAGGGGGCACAGcaccctgcattagacaatatagtgactgattttgtGTATATCATTTACGTTTTATCCCACATTTTCCGTGGTACCTTTcaagccctcccctgctatcagggccaagaatgtgggggatTTGGGGGGTTTCCATACAGTAATTTCTATATAAATGGAAActagaaagtgagaggaatcgaatgataccaaaatcatcatgcTCCGTTATGTGGACGTATTCCAAAAAATtacctccattttcttttaaatAGACAAAGAtctatatgtgtattattattgctcttcacCAGTGTGTGAAGGGTGAAGGATTTTGCCCAGTATGGAAAGTATGGCAGATGGACACCCAAGATTTTTGTCTGAGTTCCTGGTTGCACACCTGATTGATTTAAGATAGTCAACAATTTAAATGATTATGTAACATCGATATGAATAAAGTTTCAAAGCCTAATAGTTTCAAGGCCTTTCAAGCATTTGtgcattttaaaaaaatatatatttgtcatcACCTGTACAGTTTGCAAACTTTACAATTTGGGCTGAGAAGATTAACAGGTCAGTTTTATTGGGCTACATCACGTGAACTACATCATAGAATAAGTTATTTTGAATTGAGTTTAGGCCTACTTTATGTTGTTTTGGAAATATATTTTTACTGCAAAGGCTCAATCACATGTGCATATTTCCATCAACTTTTGTATTTCTGCATGAATTTGAGGCTATATGCATGTATTGTATGTAAATGGAATGCCTCCTGGACAAATTTCCATCTTGATCTTGTACTACAGAACATCTGTGCAAGTAgacttttaaactttttttttatttttatttatttgtttattttttattagattgAATAAGGTAAAGTTAACACAAATTGATATTCTAGAATATTTTGatatacaaaatacattttatttgtttgaaataacataatatgtataagaatgatgatatgtataaaaatgtttctgtGATTCCAGGGACCTCACTCGGATGGTACCGTGTTTATTTATAGGAGCTTTGTGTGATAGGGTTAGTtagaaaatgtaacaaaaaaaaaagtgctggTCTGATGAGGCTTTAATGCTGCATTCAGAACTCCTTATCTTGCctgtccagacaacttgtcatgACCAGCAGGACAACAAGGCCTTCATGCCCACAATGAAAACAGCTTGAAAGTAAACATTCACTATTTTGCTATATCAATGTCTTTATTTTATCCActacataggttttgtaacttctCTTATGCCTAAGTAACTTACAATAAAGGGCCATATAATTACCTAATATTATCTTATGGTTGCCTACAACTttcaatgtttacatatatgggGCAATCCTGTGGACCCCTTTTCCGGAGGTATTTAGATTAGACTAACTTCTGATCTAAAATCAAATATTCACTTCCTGCAATTAGGGCACTGTAGTCTTTAGCAAGATAGCACTGAAAAAATGTTATTTTCTCTGAAATTTTACATATAGTCACCAGATCCATAGTCACTCCTAACATGAGAAATCACACTCAGGATGATAGGTTTAAGTAATGTTGGTAGACTCGGCTTTGATAATTGACATTCAGTATGCATAGATGTTACATAGATATTACATGTTTTACTATGTAAAATTCATCTTAATGAgaagataaatatattaaaacataCGGGAATGTTTATAGAAAAACAGCATTAGTTATGTGGTACTTAGCTTGATACTAATTTACCAATGGTGCACAATGGTATCGGGGCTTTTCCAGGAAACTGACTGTAGTACTATTATCTGTGTTAAGAGttgcttatttatatttatatttatatttcaggtACAACAAAATGTCCCGTGAGATCCGTGAATTAGCAAACAAGATCAAGGACCTGGACCCAAAAGATCCTTACAGAGTGGAAGCCAGCGGAAAATTGATGGAGAAATTGTAAGTAAAATATGTAGAGGAAAACGTAAATGTATTGGTCAAAATATTTGTCATCCATTACAAAAAGTCATTGTACATAAGAGACTACAAGATATTTTGAGTACAGGTATTGAACCTATTCACACTGGGGTATGTTTACATGACTTGCATGCTCTAATTTTAGTTTATTAGTTTTGTTAACACGAAGATGGCTCCACTCATGATTAGTCACTAAGGAGTCGGCTAAAAGGAATAACAGAGATTACTTCATGCTTTGAATTTACTGATTGAAAATTcttaatttttattaccattagtattgctagtgtcatcattataatattcgtatccatgataatgacaataatagtatgagaaagaaagactttCGGGGGGAAAAAAATGAGTTAAACAAGAGAGTTTACATAAACCTAGTACTTAACTcgttggtgactaagcacttgtggagtcaTTTATGAGttaacaaaattgaaaaaaacaaaactagagTGGACAGAGTATGTCCCTGGTACTGATAAGTTTACCTTTAAAAGCTGCACTGTATTATGATCTGGCGTAGACTTAGTACATTAACTCACTGTAGGCCTATTTCTGGAATTACAGGTCAAAATCTACATTATGGGATTTGAAACTGTAACACTCATTTCCTGGCGTCCAGTGGGAATAGGTATAATTTAGTTTGTATCCTCACCTAGGAATGCCTGAATATACATATCCTTTAAGGGTTAATGCACATGTAACTACTTTTTTTTACCCTGTTTGATATCCAATTGGATGTTGcagatataatttttatttcatattccttATCAGTCATGTTATTCAGTTGCAGTTGGCGTTGTTATAATCATATTGTTGACAGGGGACCATTTGGCCCATTTAGCAGTCACCCTATACCATTTGTGTTCTGtagtatatttttcatatatactaATCTTAAACGCATTATGAATGATTTAGCATTACAGTGTTGCTAAAACAGACCATTAATTTATGTAATTCTTTATAAGAACAACATTTTCAGTGGACTCAGTTGTGGTACCTCACCTTAACTCACTAAGGAAATGTTTTTGGGTCCTATCTCGTTTTCAACTGAGGGAGCTTGTGTCCCTCCAGATAGtcctcttattcttgttttttaaaCTTGGATATTTCAATGAAtttatctttttccttgtttttgatATAATTTTAAACCTCTACTGTTGAGAGCAGGTAAAAGAATCTCATTTCAAGAATGTTTGCATTAAATCATATGATTAATTATTTCCATTTCTTGCCCGAACCCAGAGTATTTCTTCTGATACTTGAATATGACTATTCTAGTTATGCCTTATTAcataaatgagaaagaagatTAGTCATATTCTTGGTGCATGATAAACAGAAAAGAGATTAGGCCTTTGCAATAGCATTTGCATGTACTATTCTCTCAGTATAAAGAATGTAAAGATACCCAATTTATTGTTTATCCGTTATTTATTCTGTTTAGTCAACACATTTCTCTGATTTCAGATATGCTATGGGACTCATCCCAACCAAGTGGAATCTACAGTTCTGCAATCGTGTCACTGCCTCTGCCTTCTGCCGCAGACGTCTGCCGTGTGTCATGGTGAGAAGCAGGATGGTCCAGGACTTGCGTTCAGCCATTACCTTCATTGAACAAGGACACATTCGGGTTGGGGCAGAAGTGGTGAAAGATCCTGCCTTCCTTGTCACCAGGTAAAATTAGGGAAAATGAAAGGTAGATGATAGGCTTGTGCTTAGATGGAGCCTTGAAGTCTTGAGTTATGTTTTTGTCAGTGGAGGTGTACACAAATGATCCActgtggttttatttttattttttcttgtgtagatggttctatatatatgtgcttaatCACAAAGTAGTTAATTGCTAGACATACTTAACATGACTTACTTACCCCTTTTATGAATTTTCATGAAGAAAAGGTATATTATTAACCCATTGGTGACTGGGACAACCTCATAAAAAAATTAGCTGAGGAATAGGTGATAGGAAGGTATTCTCACATAAAAATGTTGGCAGAGGGCTGGGATGGGATGGTGTCTCATTGCTGAGTAGCAGGTGATGGCATTTGATTCAGTGGGCCTTCAGGAAAGGGATCTTGCAATATTTCCTGTGGTAAATGAGGATGGAGTATACTATCTGTGAACCATCCTTGGGTGATCACTAGTTCCAGAGAGGAGACTCTGACATTACCTGCAACACAGCAAATAGCaatgtttctttttgttattgctattgaagtaatagtaataataatggaatggTTATGggattggtaatgatgataggttAAGTaaaggtgatagtaatgataattgtaatagtgattatgataatgatattgattataatgatgaaaatgttaatgaatttaataataataatgataatagttataattctaataatgataatgatgataatagtaatgataatgatagtaattattatgataataataatgatagggatgataaaaatagtaatgatgattttaataaggataacagtaatgataataataatgataataatgtttgaaaaatattattaatggtaAAGGTGAATGATGTAATAGAAATAAAACCTCTAAACCAAAATT
The sequence above is a segment of the Penaeus vannamei isolate JL-2024 chromosome 31, ASM4276789v1, whole genome shotgun sequence genome. Coding sequences within it:
- the LOC113828897 gene encoding U3 small nucleolar ribonucleoprotein protein IMP3; translated protein: MRALKYSEKKLLKHTDFIKWDVDNNLQEVKIMRKYMIQKREDYTMYNKMSREIRELANKIKDLDPKDPYRVEASGKLMEKLYAMGLIPTKWNLQFCNRVTASAFCRRRLPCVMVRSRMVQDLRSAITFIEQGHIRVGAEVVKDPAFLVTRNLEDYVTWVKTSAIRRHIKEYNEERDDYDLNNC